CTTCGTCGCGCCCCGGAATGACATATGAGTTTTGCCGCTGCGACTACCCACCTCAATCCGCGGCATCGACGAGAAACGCCTCGTCGACGGGCACGCCGAGCGCGGTGACCAGCCGGTTCGTCTCCGCGGCCATGCCGACGATCGCGAGCAGCTCGCCATATTCGGCCTCGGTCATGCCCTTGGCCCGTGCGGCGGCGGTGTGGGAATGGATGCAGTAGCTGCAGCCATGTGCGATCGAAACCGCGACGTAAAGCATCTCCTTGACCTTGGGGTCGAGCGCGCCGGGGGCCATCACCTCCTTGATGCTCTCCCAGGTCCGCCGCAGCGTCTTCGGATCATGCGCCAGCGCGCGCCAGAAATTGTTGACGAAATCCGACTTTCGGACGTTGCGGATATCGTCGAAAACGGCGCGGGCCTCGCTGGAGAGCTCATCGTCCGAAAGCAGTTTCACAGTCGCCATGGGCTACCTCGCAGGCCTGGTCTGATCGTGCGATTGTAGCACGGCTCGTGCGGTTGGTCGGCAACGCCTCGTGAGGGAGATGCAGCGGCGCCTAGCTCTGCCACTGAGATTGCGACTGCCCGGCGCGGCCGGCCTGCTCGACCTTGACAACCACCGTCAGCGTCTCCGTGCCGCCGCCATAACGGGTGCCGCGCACCGGCGCTGCGCCGAGATAGTCGAGCCCGATGGCGACGCGGACATGGGCGTCGGTGGCGCAGATGCTGTTGGCGGGATCGAAGCCGACCCAGCCGAGATCGGGCACGTAGGCTTCGGCCCAGGCGTGGCCTGCATCCTGATGCACCGTGCCGTCCGAGCGCAGGAAGTGCCCGGAGACGAAGCGCGCCGGCACGCCGCCGCTGCGGGCGCAGGCGATGAAGATGTGCGCGTAGTCTTGGCAGACGCCGCGCTTGAGCGCGAAGGCTTCGGCCGCCGAGGTGCCGCTGGTGGTCGGGTCCTCGTCGAAAGTCATGTGATCGCTGATCTCGGTCATCAACGTGTGCAGGAAGCCAAGCGTGTC
This genomic stretch from Bradyrhizobium sp. CCGB12 harbors:
- a CDS encoding carboxymuconolactone decarboxylase family protein, whose amino-acid sequence is MATVKLLSDDELSSEARAVFDDIRNVRKSDFVNNFWRALAHDPKTLRRTWESIKEVMAPGALDPKVKEMLYVAVSIAHGCSYCIHSHTAAARAKGMTEAEYGELLAIVGMAAETNRLVTALGVPVDEAFLVDAAD
- a CDS encoding transglutaminase family protein, translating into MRLRIQHTTTYRYEPPATSVIQILRMTPGSHDGQYLAEWQIDVSTDTKLDTHEDAFGNVTHVLSCGPVGDIKITAEGLIETHDTGGVLRGTDERFPAGMFLRATDLTSVNPAMAAVARQLRSEAESDTLGFLHTLMTEISDHMTFDEDPTTSGTSAAEAFALKRGVCQDYAHIFIACARSGGVPARFVSGHFLRSDGTVHQDAGHAWAEAYVPDLGWVGFDPANSICATDAHVRVAIGLDYLGAAPVRGTRYGGGTETLTVVVKVEQAGRAGQSQSQWQS